In Candidatus Zixiibacteriota bacterium, the following proteins share a genomic window:
- a CDS encoding response regulator has translation MAKILVVDDSSVIRELLTEYLGELGHQVDTASDGQDGLAKARSGGYDICICDLHLPGKNGYQLLKELGKDRHGMEFVFTDSLPDELYDMIQSSTEFTCLRKPFGLEQLRDVIEKGLEKARVK, from the coding sequence ATGGCTAAGATACTGGTCGTCGACGATTCCTCGGTCATTCGCGAACTGCTCACCGAATACCTGGGCGAGCTGGGCCACCAGGTTGACACCGCTTCCGACGGCCAGGATGGCCTCGCGAAGGCGCGAAGCGGCGGCTATGATATCTGCATCTGTGATCTGCACTTGCCGGGCAAGAACGGATATCAGCTGCTGAAAGAGTTGGGGAAGGATCGCCACGGAATGGAGTTCGTCTTCACCGATTCGCTCCCCGATGAGCTGTATGATATGATACAAAGCTCGACTGAATTCACTTGCCTGCGCAAGCCGTTCGGACTCGAACAGCTTCGCGACGTAATCGAGAAGGGCCTGGAAAAGGCAAGAGTCAAATGA
- a CDS encoding response regulator, with amino-acid sequence MGATANHSILIVDDEEIIRDFLSEVLEEYDVAVACDGDQAIARLKERQFDLVITDLRMPKVPGQEVVKAARELHPNTKVIVISGYSSLHTVSQSVSHGACAFLAKPFSIKELMQAVSDALEPNGGSDG; translated from the coding sequence ATGGGAGCGACTGCAAATCATTCCATTCTCATCGTAGATGACGAGGAGATCATCCGTGATTTCCTGTCGGAAGTACTTGAGGAATACGACGTTGCGGTGGCCTGCGACGGCGATCAAGCCATAGCCCGGCTCAAGGAACGCCAATTCGATCTGGTCATCACCGATCTGCGTATGCCGAAGGTGCCGGGTCAGGAGGTCGTCAAGGCAGCCCGGGAGCTTCACCCCAACACCAAAGTGATTGTAATCTCCGGCTATTCCAGTCTCCACACGGTGAGCCAGTCGGTCAGCCACGGGGCCTGCGCCTTTCTGGCCAAACCGTTCAGTATCAAAGAGCTGATGCAAGCTGTCAGCGACGCGCTCGAGCCCAACGGAGGCAGCGATGGCTAA